The DNA region TTGCCGCCACTCAGTTATCTGAGCGCGGCCACGGTGTCGCTGGTAACCCTGCGCAAGGGTACCCGGGAAGGCGCACTGATTCTGGCGGCGGCGAGTATTGCCGTTGGCCTGCTGCTGTTCATCAGTACCGGTCAGCCCTGGTTTGCCCTGAGTATGGCGTTGGGTTTGTGGCTTCCCGTATGGCTGCTCAGCGTCGTGCTCAGAGCTACGGTTTCCCTGGCGCTGGTGTTTCAGGTGGCCGCCGTGACGGGCGCCCTGCTGGTGATCGGGTTGCATCTGTTTCTAACCGATCCGGTAGCAACCTGGCAGCAGGCGTTGGAGGCCTTTTTCGGCACCTTGCTGCAGCAGGCGGGCGTGCCGGAGCCGGGCGCGAAGTTGCAGGTCCTGGCCCGAATCATGACCGGTGTGGTTGCGGCCACGATGGTCATCAGCTACCTCGTCAGTGTGCTGATCGCACGGTGGTGGCAGGCAGCACTCTACAATCCGGGCGGGTTTCGGCAGGAATATCATCAGCTGCGCCTGGGATCGACCATGGCGATCGTGTCCATGAGCGTGCTGATCGGTGCGTGGTTGCTGGCGGGCGGGTTTGGTTCGGCGCTTCGCGACCTGGGAACGGTCGTGCTGGTGGTGTACCTGTTCCAGGGCTTGGCCATAGTGCATGGGATAGCCGGCCTGCTGCGGGCTAACATCGCTTGGTTGGTAGGCGTCTATTTTTTGATGCTGTTTGCCCTGCCGCAGCTGACCATCCTGCTGGCGGTGATGGGCTTGGTGGATACCTGGGTGGATGTGCGGGCCCGGCTTGCGCGGCGCAAGGCGTCAGGTGGGGCCGAGTAAACGAGTTTTCAGACCGAAATGGGGATCTGACGATGGAAGTGATATTGCTGGAGAAGGTTGAGAATCTGGGTGGTCTGGGTGATCAGGTCAAGGTGAAATCGGGGTACGGCCGCAACTACCTGATCCCGAGCGGCAAGGCGGCGCCCGTCACTCCGGAGAACGTCGCAAAATTTGAGGAACGCCGTGCCGAGCTGGAAAAGGCCGCGCAGGAGAAGAGGGCTGGGGCGGATGCTCGCTGCAGTGCCGTTGACGGGAAATCGGTGATCATAACGGCCAAGGCTGGAACCGAAGGCAAGCTGTTCGGTTCGGTCGGAACCCATGAGATCGCAGAAGTTATCTCCTCGACAGCCGGTGTGGAAGTAGAGAAGAGCGAGGTCCGGCTGCCGAACGGTCCGATTCGCCAGGTGGGTGAGTACGATATCGAGATTCACCTGCACTCCGAGGTCTCCGCCACCATCAAAGTGGTGGTCGTCGGCGAGGAGTGATGCGGGCGGCGATCCCGCAGCGCCGTTGGCTTGCGCGCATCAACATCGTACCGGAGCCTGTGATCCCGAGGATCATGGGCTCTTTTTTATCCTGCCAATAACAGGGGACGTTTGCGCCCCGCTTCGCTGGTGACGCTTTACGGGATGGCTTATGCTATTCGCCCACGCTGCCCTTCGCTTGCACAGGCCAGTATCCCGCGGCGCAGCCAATGAAGAATCACGGAGCAAGCATGCCAGATACCGCGCAATCACTGGGCTACGCCGATAGCGCAACCGCAGCGCTGAAAGTCGCCCCCCATTCCCTGGAAGCCGAGCAGTCGGTGCTCGGCGGGTTGATGCTCGACAACGCCACCTGGGACCAGATCGCCGACCGGGTGAACGGCGGGGATTTCTACCGCCGCGATCACCGGCTGATCTTTGACACCATCCTCGCCCTGGTAGAACGCAGCGAACCGTTTGATGTCGTCACCATCTCCGAACGACTGGAAAGCCTCGGTACATTGAGCGATGCCGGGGGGCTGAGCTATTTGAGCGCATTGGCCAACAACACGCCGAGCGCGGCGAATATCTGTGCCTACGCGGATATTGTGCGCGAGCGCTCGATCATGCGTCAGCTGATTCACGTCGGTACCGAAGTGGCCAATGCCGGGTTCAATCCTGAGGGGCGCCGCGCCAGGGATCTCCTGGATCATGCCGAGCAACTGGTGTTCGAGATTGCCGAACGGGGCAGCCGCAGCCAGCAGGGCTTTGTTGCAATCAAGTCGCTGTTGACCAAGGCGGTGGACCGGATCGACGAACTTTTTCAACGCGAGGAGCCCATTACCGGACTATCCAGCGGCTATCACGATTTTGATGAAATGACCTCCGGTCTGCAGCCCTCGGATCTGGTCATCGTAGCCGGGCGCCCCTCCATGGGTAAAACCACCTTCGCTCTCAATATGGCCGAGCACATCGCCATCAAGACAGCGCGACCGGTGGCGGTGTTCAGCATGGAGATGCCGGGCGAGCAGCTGGCGCTGCGCATGATGTCGTCGCTGGGGCGTATCGACCAGCAGAAAGTCCGTACCGGTAAGCTTTCCGATGAGGATTGGCCGCGCATCACCTCGGCGGTCACCATGCTGGCCGACGCACCGATGTTCATCGACGATTCGCCCGCGCTGAACCCGACCGAGCTGAGGGCACGTGCCCGGCGACTAAAGCGCGAACAGGGCGATCTGGCCCTGGTGGTCATCGACTATTTGCAGCTCATGCAGGCACCGGGTGCCGGTGACAACCGGACCGCCGAGATTTCCGAGATCTCGCGTTCGCTCAAGGCCTTGGCCAAAGAGCTGAACGTACCTGTCATTGCCCTCTCGCAACTCAATCGCAATCTCGAGCAGCGTCCCAACAAGCGCCCGGTCATGTCGGATTTGCGCGAATCGGGCAGTATCGAGCAGGATGCCGATCTCATTGCCTTCATCTACCGCGATGAGGTCTACAATCCGGAAAGTCCCGATAAAGGTACGGCCGAAATCATTATCGGCAAGCAGCGGAACGGGCCTATCGGCACACTGAGGCTGACCTTTCTCGGCCAATACACCCGCTTCGAGAATTACATTCACGATTTCGACCAAGATTGAATGTGCGACGCGGGCGAGGCAGGCGCACCATAAGCGAAGGATCCGGATCATGACGCGTGCCGCTGAAGCGCTGATCGATCTTGCTGCATTGGCTCACAATTTGGCGCGGGCCCGCCAGGCGGCGCCCGGTAGTCGAACGATGGCCGTCGTCAAGGCCAACGGCTATGGTCATGGTGTCGAACGTGTTGCCGGCGCACTGCGTACGGCTGATGCTTTCGCTGTGGCCTGCCTGGACGAGGCCCTACCGCTGCGCGAAGCTGGATTTGCTCATCCGATCAATGTGTTGGAAGGTTTTTACAACACCGAGGAGCTGGTCCAGTTCGGCCGGCATCATATCGACGCCACGGTGCATCAGCCGGAGCAGATTGAGATGCTTGGGCGCGCACGTCTGGATCACCCCCTGCGCGTATGGCTCAAGATCGACAGCGGGATGCACCGATTGGGGGTCGCCCCCGAGACTGCGGCGGAGTGCTGGGCGCGTTTACGAGCCTGCCGTTCGGTGGGTGCGATTGGTCTGATGACTCACCTGGCTAACGCTGACGATCGCAGCGACCCCATGACCGAGCACCAACTGAAGGTCTTCGCCGGTGCGGTCGGACGACTGCAGGGTGAGCGCAGTATTGTCAATTCCGCAGGCATCCTGGCTTGGCCGGCGGCAGTCAGCGATTGGATACGCCCCGGCATCATGCTCTATGGCGCCTCGCCCTTCGCGGTCACCAGCGCCACCGATGAAGGGCTGCGCTCGGTCATGACTCTGCGAACTCGGCTGATTGCGATCCGCGACGTCAACTCGGGTGATTCGGTAGGCTACGGCGCCTCCTGGCGCGCCGCCCGCAAAAGCCGGATCGGCGTCGCGGCTATAGGCTATGGTGACGGGTATCCGCGTCACGCGCCGAGTGGAACGCCGGTGCTGGTCGATGGAAAGCGGGCGGTACTCGCGGGACGTGTATCGATGGATATGATCACGCTGGATTTGACGGCTGTGCCCAACGCGCGCATCGGTGATCCCGTGGTGCTCTGGGGAGAAGGATTACCGGTGGAAGAGATTGCTCTGGCCGCCGAGACCATCCCTTATGAGCTCTTCTGTCAAATCACGCCGCGGGTGCATTTTCGTGAGCTAGGGTCTTAACCCGCTTCACCACGAGGACGGTTTTGTAGGAAATATCCGACACTCTTGTAAGAAAATGCCGAGATTCATGTGCGTCGATATAGCAGGGATGCACCATCCCTTGGTGTTATCCGATTGATTGATAAGGGATTAATAAAATTTGTTCAGTGCCCCCTGCAACGTATCGACGCCTTGCTCGGCATTCGAAGCGGTTGTCATTTCCTCTGGCGTGGGCAAACTAGTCACATCGGAACGAGGGAGCTGTTCCAAACGGAGACACGGAGATCATAGGATTTGATCGGGCACTGGATGCCTGTGTAAGGAAAAGCAAAGGCGGCAGGATGCCGCCTTTGTCGTTTCCGAGCCTTTGGTCAGATCTTTGTCGGCGGCAGGCGTCGCGGCACATGCTAGTATTTCCCCTCGTTTATTCCACGTTGGAGTACATCTTGGCTAAGAACCGTCCGGTCTATGCCTGCGCCGCCTGTGGTGCTCAGAGTCCGAAATGGGTCGGGCAATGCCCTGATTGCGAAGCCTGGAATACGTTGGTGGAGGAGGCGCCTGTTACAGCACTGGGGCGCGGCATCGCCGCCCGTGCGGGTGGGTATGCCGGGCATCAGTCGGAAGTGGTGTCGCTGGCCGAGATCGCGCCCGCCAACGAGGGGCAACGGATAAGCACCGGCCTCGTGGAGCTGGATCGTGTACTGGGGGGAGGATTGGTATCCGGGTCTGTCGTGCTATTGGGTGGCGACCCGGGGATCGGAAAGTCGACGCTGCTCGTGCAGGCGCTCGCGGTGTTGTCGAAGCGCGAGGCGACGTTATACGTGACCGGCGAGGAGTCTCCGCAACAGGTGAGTCTGAGGGCACGGCGTCTTGAGTTGCCTACTCAGGGTTTCCGGTTGTTGGCGGCGACGCAGGTGGAGACGATTATTGCAAGCGCGCTCGAGCACCGTCCGCGGATCATGGTCATCGATTCCATTCAAACCGTCTATACGGATCAGCTGCAGTCCGCTCCCGGGTCGGTGGGTCAGCTCCGCGAATCCACGGCACAGTTGATCCGCTTTGCGAAACAAAGCGGGACCGCTCTGTTTCTGGTCGGGCATGTCACCAAAGAGGGACAGCTGGCCGGGCCGAGAGTGCTGGAACACATGGTCGACACGGTGCTCTATTTTGAAGGCGATCCCGGAAATCGCTTCCGGGTGATTCGCGCCATCAAAAACCGTTTTGGGGCGGTCAACGAACTCGGCGTGTTTGCCATGACCGATAGGGGATTGCGCGAAGTGAACAACCCCTCCGCGATCTTTTTGTCACGGCATGAGGAGCCAGTCGCCGGGAGCGTCATCATGGTAACGAGGGAAGGTACCCGTCCGCTGCTGGTGGAGGTGCAAGCCCTGGTCGAGGAGAGCCGTATCGGCAATCCAAGACGCGTGACCCTTGGCTTGGAGCAGAATCGCCTCAGTATGCTGTTGGCGGTGCTGCATCGGCACGGGGGCGTGGTTACCTACGATCAGGATGTCTACGTCAACGTTGTGGGTGGTATACGCGTCTCGGAAACGGGTGCGGATCTGCCGGTACTGATGGCCGTACTCTCCAGTCTGCGTAACCGGCCTTTGCCTCAGGAGCTGGTGGTTTTTGGCGAGGTGGGGTTGGCCGGTGAGATACGTCCGGTTCAAAATGGCCCGGAGCGATTGATCGCCGCGGTGAAACACGGCTTCCGACGCGCAATTGTTCCGGCAGCCAACCAGCCCAAGGGTGGAGTCGAGGGGATGGAAATCGTGCCCGTACGTCGTTTGGCCGATGCGTTGGAAGCGCTGTAAAAGGGTGGTTTGTCGTTAGACGAGTACGGAAAGCTCGCGATTCAGCAGCTCCGCATCACCCAGATTAAGCTCTACAATGCGGCGCAGATGTCCGGCACTCTCAACATCGATGTGTTCGCAGCGAACTCCGAGCCGCTCCTCTTCAATGTGCACCACCGAGCCTTCCATACAGATCTGGGTCGCATCGTCACCGAGGCGAATCCTGACACGGCAACGGGTTCCGCACCGAGCGTTCCACTCCGGTGTCCGGGTGAGCAGCACCCCGTTCAAGGAAATATCCAATAGCTGCGTATCGCAGGTTCTGCCGTCAAACTCGATTGTGGCCGTGCAATCGAATTGAATGCGGTGAAAGCGGCGTCGGTTATCGGTCATGACTGATGGGCTTTCCGGTTGTGCTCGCTGGTGGCGGCCAGGCTACGCCGCAATTATAGTTCGGCGCAACCCGCTTTGTGCCGGCTGCGACGGGTTGCGACACGCCTCTAGGGTGCTTCAGCACGCCAGAGGTGCGGATAGACCTTGGCCTTTTTCACCGCGTTGCCTTTGACTTGCACGATTTCCATCGGATACCCGCCGAGGCGCAAACTCGTTCCCGATTCGGGTATGGACTCCAGGAATTCGAGGATCAACCCGTTGAGGGTCTTGGGCCCGCCCACCGGG from Pseudomonadota bacterium includes:
- the alr gene encoding alanine racemase, with amino-acid sequence MTRAAEALIDLAALAHNLARARQAAPGSRTMAVVKANGYGHGVERVAGALRTADAFAVACLDEALPLREAGFAHPINVLEGFYNTEELVQFGRHHIDATVHQPEQIEMLGRARLDHPLRVWLKIDSGMHRLGVAPETAAECWARLRACRSVGAIGLMTHLANADDRSDPMTEHQLKVFAGAVGRLQGERSIVNSAGILAWPAAVSDWIRPGIMLYGASPFAVTSATDEGLRSVMTLRTRLIAIRDVNSGDSVGYGASWRAARKSRIGVAAIGYGDGYPRHAPSGTPVLVDGKRAVLAGRVSMDMITLDLTAVPNARIGDPVVLWGEGLPVEEIALAAETIPYELFCQITPRVHFRELGS
- a CDS encoding PilZ domain-containing protein: MTDNRRRFHRIQFDCTATIEFDGRTCDTQLLDISLNGVLLTRTPEWNARCGTRCRVRIRLGDDATQICMEGSVVHIEEERLGVRCEHIDVESAGHLRRIVELNLGDAELLNRELSVLV
- a CDS encoding 50S ribosomal protein L9; this translates as MEVILLEKVENLGGLGDQVKVKSGYGRNYLIPSGKAAPVTPENVAKFEERRAELEKAAQEKRAGADARCSAVDGKSVIITAKAGTEGKLFGSVGTHEIAEVISSTAGVEVEKSEVRLPNGPIRQVGEYDIEIHLHSEVSATIKVVVVGEE
- a CDS encoding DNA repair protein RadA, which encodes MLVFPLVYSTLEYILAKNRPVYACAACGAQSPKWVGQCPDCEAWNTLVEEAPVTALGRGIAARAGGYAGHQSEVVSLAEIAPANEGQRISTGLVELDRVLGGGLVSGSVVLLGGDPGIGKSTLLVQALAVLSKREATLYVTGEESPQQVSLRARRLELPTQGFRLLAATQVETIIASALEHRPRIMVIDSIQTVYTDQLQSAPGSVGQLRESTAQLIRFAKQSGTALFLVGHVTKEGQLAGPRVLEHMVDTVLYFEGDPGNRFRVIRAIKNRFGAVNELGVFAMTDRGLREVNNPSAIFLSRHEEPVAGSVIMVTREGTRPLLVEVQALVEESRIGNPRRVTLGLEQNRLSMLLAVLHRHGGVVTYDQDVYVNVVGGIRVSETGADLPVLMAVLSSLRNRPLPQELVVFGEVGLAGEIRPVQNGPERLIAAVKHGFRRAIVPAANQPKGGVEGMEIVPVRRLADALEAL
- a CDS encoding replicative DNA helicase, producing MPDTAQSLGYADSATAALKVAPHSLEAEQSVLGGLMLDNATWDQIADRVNGGDFYRRDHRLIFDTILALVERSEPFDVVTISERLESLGTLSDAGGLSYLSALANNTPSAANICAYADIVRERSIMRQLIHVGTEVANAGFNPEGRRARDLLDHAEQLVFEIAERGSRSQQGFVAIKSLLTKAVDRIDELFQREEPITGLSSGYHDFDEMTSGLQPSDLVIVAGRPSMGKTTFALNMAEHIAIKTARPVAVFSMEMPGEQLALRMMSSLGRIDQQKVRTGKLSDEDWPRITSAVTMLADAPMFIDDSPALNPTELRARARRLKREQGDLALVVIDYLQLMQAPGAGDNRTAEISEISRSLKALAKELNVPVIALSQLNRNLEQRPNKRPVMSDLRESGSIEQDADLIAFIYRDEVYNPESPDKGTAEIIIGKQRNGPIGTLRLTFLGQYTRFENYIHDFDQD